From the Garra rufa chromosome 17, GarRuf1.0, whole genome shotgun sequence genome, one window contains:
- the tril gene encoding TLR4 interactor with leucine rich repeats: protein MAYFLCNFLLFGSGALLFFAPGWAICPERCECQQAQHILCANRGLRSVPKAPQVERAGDVRVLGLAGNFIHNLSAFDFMRYGNLIRLNLQFNQIRNIHPKAFEKLSMLEELYLGNNLISTIQPGTLQSLKKLTILYSNNNEIKEFVSEPFSHLNSLVKLRLDGNLLEFLKESVFKGLTNLMFLHLESNQLRHIDRNAFVRLSKLQFLNLSENKQTELRDIFMFSHLKSLTTLLISGNQIKHIGNHVFQNLKKLTKLSLSHNKIPKLDNEVLKGLARLKEFKIDRNELTEIPAGLLDPLERIEHLDFSDNNISHVDPAAFRHLSHLKILKLKNNRLVNLSGGIFTTNGVLFHVELNGNNWTCDCRMEKLKSWMTHVHSQGKLLTVFVRCLNPPVLAGKYLDYVSSSQLGNMSAYCESEPQPMESRGAVVESPVLKEDREKREGEKQGDVGVQWDEGEQGLVATLERKKKRKLVSSRPRPTAGKTGNGSLSGFPTTMATFLTGHNQSIFNLPLQDKAKHHDSRTEVITDACQFNRHSILNVSVEDVTSSTATVRWSTAPDIGLVHGKELLFRVLFDRFGHAFRFPRYVYTDGSDRAVTLQELRPDSTYITCVESVVGGALCQVAPRDHCTGFVTLLPSVTSEINLQLVTVAALAANALLLLLVGGVWLGRVLKRRIRSRKSSAHAHVRHMYSTRHPFRSTVATTCVSSEFSGYQSGRQLPEDGDLIQFPGDRFFDNSHARRDDDVIMLRYSD from the coding sequence ATGGCATATTTTCTCTGTAACTTTCTTTTGTTCGGCAGTGGAGCGCTTTTATTCTTCGCGCCTGGTTGGGCCATTTGTCCTGAGCGATGCGAGTGCCAGCAGGCGCAGCATATTCTCTGCGCAAACCGCGGTCTGCGCTCGGTGCCCAAAGCGCCGCAGGTGGAGCGCGCAGGGGACGTGCGGGTTCTTGGGCTCGCGGGAAACTTCATTCACAACCTCAGCGCGTTTGACTTTATGCGCTACGGGAACCTAATCAGGCTAAATCTGCAGTTTAACCAAATAAGGAATATACACCCCAAAGCTTTTGAGAAACTCTCCATGCTGGAGGAACTATATCTGGGCAACAACTTAATCTCCACAATACAACCCGGGACTCTACAGTCGCTGAAAAAGCTCACCATATTGTATAGCAATAACAACGAAATCAAGGAGTTTGTTTCAGAACCTTTTAGTCATTTAAATAGTTTGGTCAAATTGAGACTTGATGGAAACTTACTTGAGTTTTTAAAAGAATCTGTCTTCAAAGGGCTGACAAATTTAATGTTTCTACACTTGGAATCGAACCAGCTTCGCCATATTGACCGTAATGCGTTTGTGCGGCTCAGCAAACTGCAGTTTTTAAACCTGTcagaaaataaacaaacagaACTGCGtgacattttcatgttttcacaTCTCAAGTCACTAACAACTCTTCTAATCTCCGGCAACCAGATAAAGCACATTGGAAATCACGTCTTTCAGAACTTGAAGAAGCTAACAAAACTTTCTCTGAGCCACAACAAGATACCAAAGCTGGACAACGAAGTACTCAAGGGACTTGCACGCTTGAAAGAGTTCAAGATTGACAGGAACGAGCTGACAGAGATCCCGGCTGGTCTGCTAGACCCGCTTGAGCGCATTGAACACCTGGACTTCAGTGACAATAACATATCTCATGTGGACCCCGCTGCTTTCAGACACCTTTCACATCTAAAAATCTTAAAATTGAAAAACAACCGTCTTGTCAATCTCTCTGGTGGAATTTTCACCACAAATGGCGTTTTGTTTCACGTAGAACTGAATGGAAACAACTGGACTTGTGACTGTCGGATGGAGAAGCTCAAAAGTTGGATGACGCATGTGCATTCCCAGGGAAAGCTGTTGACCGTGTTTGTGCGCTGCCTTAACCCCCCGGTGCTGGCGGGAAAATACTTGGACTATGTCAGCAGCTCCCAACTTGGAAATATGAGTGCTTATTGTGAGTCAGAACCTCAGCCAATGGAGAGCCGTGGAGCGGTAGTGGAGTCACCCGTTCTCAAGGAGGACAGAGAGAAGCGAGAAGGTGAAAAACAAGGAGATGTAGGTGTCCAATGGGATGAGGGGGAGCAAGGGCTTGTGGCAACACTAGAAAGAAAGAAGAAGAGGAAACTAGTCAGCTCAAGGCCAAGACCCACAGCTGGGAAAACAGGGAATGGCTCCTTATCTGGTTTTCCGACGACAATGGCTACGTTCTTGACAGGCCACAACCAAAGCATCTTCAACTTGCCCTTACAAGACAAAGCCAAACATCATGACTCAAGAACTGAAGTGATCACTGACGCATGTCAGTTCAACCGTCACTCCATTCTGAATGTTAGCGTGGAAGATGTCACTTCCAGTACAGCAACAGTCCGCTGGAGCACAGCTCCAGACATTGGACTAGTTCATGGGAAGGAACTTCTCTTCCGGGTTTTATTTGACCGCTTCGGCCATGCTTTCCGCTTCCCACGTTATGTTTACACAGATGGATCCGACCGGGCAGTGACCCTCCAAGAGCTCCGCCCAGACTCCACCTACATCACCTGTGTGGAGAGCGTAGTGGGTGGAGCTTTGTGCCAGGTTGCCCCCAGAGATCACTGCACTGGATTTGTTACACTTTTGCCCTCGGTGACAAGCGAAATCAACCTACAGCTTGTCACAGTAGCAGCCCTTGCGGCCAATGCACTGCTCCTCCTTCTGGTGGGTGGAGTCTGGCTGGGCCGTGTGTTGAAGAGGCGGATCAGAAGCAGGAAGTCGTCTGCTCATGCACATGTACGACACATGTACTCAACCAGACATCCATTTCGCTCAACCGTGGCCACGACTTGTGTCTCTTCTGAATTCAGCGGTTATCAGAGTGGGAGACAACTTCCTGAAGACGGTGATCTCATCCAGTTCCCCGGCGACCGCTTCTTTGACAACAGCCATGCAAGACGAGATGATGACGTCATAATGCTTAGATACTCAGACTGA